Proteins from one Stegostoma tigrinum isolate sSteTig4 chromosome 17, sSteTig4.hap1, whole genome shotgun sequence genomic window:
- the LOC125459157 gene encoding uncharacterized protein LOC125459157 has translation MPVVYPFLQFRGFPTLFGEVRDTNVTFVIDTSESMQAHLSTVKCHLVETLLAMAYSTNCGLFNIVEFSNKVTKWCDRLVACSSQTIYNAIQWVQSLYCTQGRNLLGALTAAFHDPTCEAIYLVTNGLPDNPLKDVFHVVPYISHGRPVHIFYLSDKWVDSECQDFLQRIGGLTQGSAHLIRLNTSGDIKQVICIYATGLTTSGPLYPDLKYCTVKRMPDNNAYTGSWVTGCDLKAFETHPVCVCDPQVTTCICKCIDPWARPLASSQLILGASVLARRESDGFYYRGTIKQEAEVRKGLFLVEFDKSAKDPSEKWQVSVQKTALHDIILYNEAMRHSVLSGDKVLAPWEPDEARYGPGTVAFGIETRDPLQVMEDDDLSIKFWNGKTVKVSKNVAMWIPSALYERVQQELLTPVSARRLHCEELNSCNDVCPRQPQTVLVHPSHFQPTYIKSGYSVLPDLDPYNNFCHGFYCGFHGLPSHSVCYCFPQMISPIGWWPVIPRSTESTAIDIEELDKKITSQLQELDVPKSQNLDENILSSSSSSSSEGSDNSPALIVSKPTLEDRTVNTDFKLLEKPRTQVEDRPKWKYWSQTHQEPHRKKPGTSSSSLLKSFSNSSQLNSSVELQNFGPTNCTAVFENVDCTHPLNRITMKQVLTYQDHEITSATRAQPPPIQERLGEKQLSQDCQHEKAVQRSRKKKLQMRQWEREREQQNEDNHQHIQEQRRKKVIQRLENNFKMVAECEHKLEETNRAKQHLQQKIQTRIQSIASEDKEREARRLAYHQQVTARKNLSEAEKVKAEEMKEIQQQEARRKRVEDRNRIAAERFHEAEKLTEERETGRRKNQCVSSF, from the exons ATGCCTGTGGTTTACCCCTTTCTACAGTTCCGGGGATTTCCCACGTTGTTCGGAGAAGTGAGGGATACGAATGTTACCTTTGTTATTGACACTTCGGAAAGTATGCAAGCTCATCTCAGTACAGTCAAATGTCACCTTGTGGAAACGCTTCTGGCTATGGCTTATAGTACAAACTGCGGGCTCTTTAACATTGTGGAATTCTCAAATAAG GTTACCAAATGGTGTGACCGCCTAGTAGCATGCTCTTCTCAGACAATCTACAATGCAATACAATGGGTTCAATCCCTCTACTGCACACAGGGAAGGAATCTCCTTGGCgcattgactgctgcatttcatgATCCAACATGTGAGGCCATTTACCTGGTGACAAATGGCTTACCTGACAATCCATTAAAGGATGTTTTTCATGTGGTACCTTATATTTCACATGGTCGTCCAGTGCACATTTTCTATTTATCAGATAAATGGGTAGACAGTGAATGCCAAGACTTTCTGCAGAGAATTGGTGGACTTACCCAAGGCAGTGCTCACCTCATTAGACTCAACACCTCTGGAGATATCAAACAG GTGATTTGTATTTATGCAACAGGCCTCACAACCTCTGGGCCCTTGTATCCTGATCTAAAGTACTGCACTGTAAAAAGAATGCCGGATAACAACGCGTACACTGGCTCATGGGTAACAGGTTGTGACCTAAAAGCCTTTGAAACTCATCCAGTCTGTGTTTGCGACCCTCAGGTGACTACTTG TATCTGCAAATGTATTGATCCATGGGCCAGACCTCTTGCATCAAGTCAATTAATTCTTGGAGCCTCTGTCCTAGCAAGGCGAGAGTCTGATGGATTCTATTACCGCGGCACAATCAAGCAAGAAGCAGAG GTAAGGAAAGGGTTGTTCCTGGTTGAGTTTGACAAATCTGCTAAAGATCCTAGTGAGAAGTGGCAAGTCTCTGTGCAGAAGACTGCACTGCATGATATAATTCTGTACAATGAGGCCATGAGGCATTCTGTGCTCTCAGGTGATAAGGTACTAGCACCTTGGGAACCAGATGAAGCCAGATATGGCCCTGGAACAGTGGCATTTGGCATTGAGACCAGAGATCCACTACAAG TAATGGAAGATGATGATCTCTCTATTAAATTCTGGAATGGAAAAACAGTCAAAGTTTCCAAAAATGTGGCAATGTGGATCCCATCTGCTTTGTACGAAAGAGTGCAGCAAGAGCTGCTTACTCCTGTATCAGCCAGACGGCTTCATTGTGAAGAATTGAATTCCTGCAATGACGTTTGTCCACGCCAGCCTCAGACTGTGCTGGTTCACCCAAGCCACTTTCAACCAACATACATCAAGTCTGGGTATTCAGTTCTCCCTGACCTGGACCCGTATAATAATTTCTGCCATGGGTTTTATTGTGGCTTCCATGGTTTGCCATCTCATTCTGTGTGTTACTGTTTTCCACAAATGATTTCTCCAATTGGATGGTGGCCTGTAATTCCAAGATCCACTGAATCAACAGCAATTGACATCGAGGAGTTGGACAAGAAAATTACTTCGCAGCTTCAGGAATTAGATGTTCCTAAATCTCAAAATCTCGATGAAAACATACTTTCTTCgtcatcttcttcatcatctgAAGGTTCTGATAACAGCCCAGCGTTAATTGTCAGCAAGCCTACTTTGGAAGACAGGACAGTGAATACAGATTttaaactgttggaaaaaccaaGGACCCAAGTAGAGGACAGGCCAAAATGGAAATATTGGAGTCAGACCCACCAAGAGCCACATCGAAAGAAACCAG GAACATCTTCTTCAAGTCTATTAAAGAGCTTTTCTAACTCCAGTCAGCTGAATTCTTCCGTGGAGCTGCAGAACTTCGGACCAACAAATTGCACAGCTGTGTTTGAAAATGTTGATTGTACGCATCCTCTGAACAGAATCACAATGAAACAGGTTCTAACATATCAAGATCATGAAATCACGTCAGCAACCAGG gcccagcctccaccaattcagGAGCGCCTAGGAGAGAAACAGTTGTCACAAGACTGCCAACATGAGAAAGCAGTTCAAAGATCAAGAAAGAAAAAGCTACAAATGCGTcaatgggaaagagagagagaacagcaaaATGAAGACAATCATCAACATATTCAAGAACAACGCAG GAAGAAAGTAATTCAGCGTTTGGAGAATAATTTCAAAATGGTAGCAGAATGtgagcacaagctggaagaaacaAACAGAGCAAAGCAACATTTACAGCAGAAGATCCAAACCAGGATCCAGTCAATAGCCTCAGAGGACAAGGAGAGAGAAGCTCGCCGATTGGCATACCACCAGCAAGTGACAGCGAGGAAGAATTTGTCAGAGGCAGAAAAAGTGAAAGCAGAAGAGATGAAAGAAATCCAGCAGCAG GAGGCTAGAAGGAAGCGAGTGGAAGATCGCAATAGAATTGCAGCAGAAAGATTTCATGAAGCAGAGAAACTGACTGAAGAACGAGAGACAGGAAGAAGAAAGAATCAGTGTGTTTCATCATTTTAG